The genomic region TTCCCCGACCAGTATGCGATCTCCATTAAGCTGGCCCGCGCGGCGAAGATCTCCATCTGGGATTCCGAAAAGACGGCGCTGGGGGTGGGGCACGCTCTCGTCGGCAAGCGCATCGCGGAGAAGTGGAACCTGCCGCCTTCGCTGACGTCCATGGTGACCCTGCACCATCAGCCGGCGTTCGCCAAGGATCACTTTGAAATCACGGCGATCGTTCACGCCGCCGACAGGATCGCGCACAAGCTGAAGCTGGGATTTGCCGGCGACGACTTGGTGCCGACGCTCGCTCCGGAAGTCCAGCAGTGGCTCGCGCTGCCGCCGGCGACCTGGGAGAGCATCGAGGCGGAAACGATGCAGAAGTTTGAAGATGCGAAAGAGTTTATGAAGATGGCTACGGGGGCCTGACGCTATCCCGCGAAATCAATTCGAAACCAAAAGTTGGAACATGCGATATGGCGACAACAATAGAAACGAAACTTAAGCAGGAAGCCCTGCTGGCGGTCATCGCCAATGAGCTCCAGGACCTGCCGCCGCTCCCGGCCGTGATTGTGCGCGTGATGCAGACCATCAACGATCCGCGAACTTCCGCGCAGGACTTGAACCGGCTGATCTCGGCAGATCAGGCAATCACATCCAAGATCCTGCGGCTGGTGAACTCCTCCTACTACGGCTTCCCGCGCAAGGTCTCCACGGTGACCGACGCCGTCGTCATTCTTGGGTTCAACACGGTCCGCGACCTGACGACTTCCATCGGCGCGTTCAACGCCTTCCGCGCCCGGCGCGGCTCCACGGCGCTGGACCGCGAGATGTTCTGGGCGCACTCCATTGCGGTCGGCGTGGCGGCGGGAGTGATCGGCCGTCAGAAAAAGCTTTCGTCCAAAGCGCAGGAAGAGCTGTTTGTCGGCGGTCTGATGCACGATATCGGCAAGCTGTTCCTGGACCAGTTCTTCCCGGATCAGTACGCGATTGTCCTGAAACTCGCCTTGGCCGCGAACATCTCGATCTGGGAGTCCGAAAAGAAGGCGCTCGGCGTAGGCCATGCGCTCGTCAGCAAGCGAATCGCCGAGAAGTGGAACCTGCCGCCGACACTGACGGCCATGATCGCGCTGCATCACCAGCCGACCTCCGCCGGAGAGCACGTGCAGATCGCCGCCGTCATTCACGCCGCCGACATCGTCGCGCGCCGCCTCGCCCTGGGTAACGGCGGCGACCGCATGATCCCGACGATGGCGCCCGAAGTGGAGAAGTGGCTTGGCTTTGGACCGCAAGCCTGGGAAGCGATCGACGGCGAAACAAAGCGCAAATTCCAGGACTGCCAGGAATTCCTCAAGATGGCGGCCGGTTAACGGCCGCCGCTTGCCCGGTCGATTTACCGGAAAATCACAAAATCGCGCAAGTCTTCTTTATTCTTCATGTGATCTTCATGTTCCCTTGGTACAATAAATAGATCCTGCACCGGACAGCCCGATGCGGACAATCTCTCTTAAAACGCCCAAGGATTCCTTCATGAAAGTCAACAAAACTCACGTCCGTCACACCGTTTCAGGTTTCACGTTGATTGAACTTCTCGTTGTAATCGCCATCATTGCGATTCTTGCCGCCATTCTTTTCCCCGTCTTCGCCAAAGCCCGCGAAAAAGCCCGCCAGATCAGCTGCTCCAGCAACCTGCGCCAGATCGGTTTGGGATTTACGCAGTACGTGCAGGACAACGACGAACTGTATCCTGCGGTTAACGGCGCGAGTAATAATATCAATGCCGGCGCATTGCAATATTGGCCTTATGCAATTTATCCCTACATCAAGAGCACTGGTGTGTATCGTTGTCCAGACGACACTCAGCCAAACGCTAATAGTTATGTCGCTAATAACTACTCGTCGCTTCAGTCGCTGGCGGCTATTCCCGCTCCATCAGTAACAATATTGGCGGCGGATGGGAGCAGCAGTGGAACCGATGCCAACAAGGCGCCAACAAATACGGCGACAGGGAATGGATTAAACGCGGATTATTCCTTGTGGTGCGAAGGATGGCGATTGGTAAACTCAGATCATGGCATTTCTCGCCATATGGGGCGCGCGAACTTTCTGTACTTTGATGGCCATGTGAAAATTAGTCCAGTTCTTCCTATCCCGACCAGTGGAGCCGCTCCAACACCAGCCCAAATGGATCAAGCATTGCCCATCACTCCCAACATTGTCCCTGAAGGCCAGTCGATGAGTGGATGCACTGCCTGGGTTCCTTAACACCCTGATACCCGTACGTACAAAAGCCCCCTGGAGACTTCGAGGAAGTCCTCAGGGGGCTGTGCTTTGTCGCTGTGTTACCGCCCTGCGCCCCAGGCTTCTTTCGTCTCGGCGCCGCCCGCAAACAAATCTTCAATCTTTTCTGCATCGCCGTCCGCGATCGCCTGTTCCAGTGCGTTCAATTCTCCCCGGAACTCAGCAATCGCCGCCAGGACGGCGTTTTTGTTTGTCAGGCAGATGTCGCGCCAGATGGGGGCGGGGGAGGCGGAGACGCGGGTCATATCGGCGAAGCTGCCGGCGGAGAGGCGCGGGGTCTGTGGCAGGCGCCGTGCGGCGGTGGCGGCGCTGCGCATGAGGGAAGTGGCGAGGACGTGGGGCAGGTGGCTTGTGACGGCGACCATGGCGTCGTGCGCTTTGGGGTCGAGCAGCAGAGTCGTGGCGCCGACTTCCTGCGCCAGTGCGGTGACGCCGCGCAGGGCAACGGGATCGGTGGTGTCGGTGGGAGTGATCGCCCAGGTGGCTTCCTGGTAGAGCAGGGCGGTGGCGGCTTCGACGCCGCCGCGTTCGGAGCCGGCCATCGGATGGCTGCCGACGAAACGCGGAAAATCTCCGGCGGCTTCGACAATGGTCGTCTTGGTGCTGCCGACATCGGTAACGATGGCGCCGGGTTTGACGGCTTTCAGAACGCCGGGAAGGATTTCGAGGATATGGCCGATGGTCGAGCAGAGAACGACCACATCGGCGTCGGCGACGCCGGCGGCGATATCGGTCTGGAAGGTGTCGATCGCGCCGAGAGAGACGGCCGTCGCGAGACGACCGGCGTCACGGCCGACGCCGATCACGCGGTGCGCGAGGCGGCGCTGGCGCAAGGCCAGACCGAGGGAGCCGCCCATCAGGCCGACTCCCACGATTGCGACAGTTCCGAAACGGGTGGGAAAGCTTCCTTCTCCGCTCATAGGCTTAGAGTGTGCGCCCCACGGCGGTGCAGATCGGGGCAAGATCCTGCATCAGCTTCACGAAGGCTTCCGGCAGCAGCGACTGCGCGCCGTCCTTCAGCGCCTTCTCCGGGTTCGGGTGCACTTCGATGATCAGGCCGTCCGCGCCGGCGGCGACGGCCGCGCGCGAGACCGCGCTCACCAGGCTCGCCTTGCCGGTCGCGTGGGACGGGTCGGCAATGACGGGCAGGTGGGAGAGTTCTTTCAATGCGGGGATCGCGTTGATATCGAAGGTGTTGCGCGTGTAGGTCTCAAAGGTGCGAATGCCGCGCTCGCAGAGCATGATATTCTTGTTGCCCTGGTTGGCGATGTACTCGGCGGCCTGGAGCCACTCTTCGATCGTCGCCGCCATGCCGCGCTTCAGTAGGGCCGGGGTCTGGGTCTTGCCGATCTCGTTCAGCAGGCTGAAGTTCGCCATGTTGCGCGTGCCGATCTGGAGGATATCGGCGTACTGGCAGACCATCTCCACGTCGCGGACGTCCATGACTTCCGTGATGATCGGCATGTTCAGCTCTTCGCGCGCCGCCGCCAGCATCTTGAGCGCCGCCTCGCCATGTCCATGGAAGGAGTAGGGGCTGGTGCTCGGCTTGAACGCGCCGCCGCGCAGAATGGTCGCCCCGGCGGCCTTCACGGCGCGCGCGGCTTCCATGAGCTGCTCTTCGGTCTCGACGGTGCACGGTCCCGCCATCATCACGACCGAGCTCGGATCGCCGATCTTGATCCCGCGAACGTCAATGACCGTGGGCTCCGGATGGAACGCCTTGTTGACGACTTTGTAAGGTTTGGAGACGGGAACGACCTTCTCGACATAGGCCAGGGCTTCAAATTGCTCCATGACCGCCGCCTTCTGTGTCGCGTCCGCCGGGACGCCCACGGCGCCGACAATCGTCCGCTCAACACCCTCAGAAAGATGCACGGCGTAGCCGCGATCCTCGAGCATTTGAGTAACGTGGGAAAGATTTTCTTTCGTCGCCTGTGACGAGAGTATGATGATCATGGAATTCCGCCCTGCACAAGATATTAGCGGAAAGTGTACCTGATTTTGGGGAGGGGAGTCAAGGTGGCGGGAAGCGGGCGGGCGGTATAATGGGTGAGATGTCATTCGTGAGTAAGGCGTTCGTCGCAATGAATTCGGGGGCTGGACTCGGGCCCCGCATTGAAATACGGGGCTGGGGGTGGCTTCGCCACCGACCGTCCGTGCCGGACGGAGGAATAAGAAACGTATACAAGCCTACTCTTCCGTCCAGCGCGGACGGTTGGCGTGAAGCGCCCTTAGCCCCGTATTTCAATGCGGGATGCCTGCCGATTATCAATTGTGGTGTGTTCACATTGCCAATGCCGAGGGATCATCATCATGGATAAGCGTAATAATATCGAGGTGTTCGTGCATTATGTTTGGACGACGGATCAGAGGCATCCGTTTCTTATGCCCGATATTGAAAATCGCGTCCATCGTTGTATTGCGAATGAATGCGTTCGTTTAAATTGTAAAGTGCTGTCGATTGGCGGCATGCCGGATCATGTCCATTTGGCGGTTTCGTTGCCCACGACCGTTACGATTGCAAAGGTAATGCATCAAGTTAAGGGCATTTCATCGCAATTCATCAAGAATGAATTACGCCCAGACGAATACTTTGCTTGGAGAGAAGGTTACGCGGCGTTTAGCTTCGGTCGTACTCATCTCAAAGCCGTCGTTAACTATATCGAAAATCAAAAAGAGCATCATGGATTTGGCAAAATATGGCCCGCCGTAGAATTAGGCGAATATGAACCGGATGACAACGCATCCTAAATCTTCCGTCCGGGACGGACGGTCGGTGGCGAAGCCACCCCCAGCCCCGTATTTCAATGCGGGGTCCGAGTCCAGCCCCCGAATTCATTGCGGGGTAACGCAGAGCCTAACAGATGACCAGCATCCAACCCATCACCCTCACCGCCCCTCGCGTCCAGCTTCTCCCGCTCGATCCCAGCCACGCCGCCGGCCTCCTCGAAGCCGCCCAAGGCCAGGGGATTTGGGACTATATGCCCAGCGCTGTCAATAACGAAGACGCCATGGTCCAATGGATCGAAACCGCGCTCGCGGCGCAAGCGCGCGGCGAAGAATTGCCGTTTACGATCTGGGATCAGCAGCTTGCAAAGATCGTAGGCGGCACGCGCTATCTGGATATCTCGATTTCCCACAAGAGCCTGGAAATTGGGTGGACGTGGCTGTCGCCCGAAGTCCACCGGACCTCCGTCAACACGGAGTGCAAGTATCTTCTGTTCAAGCATGCGTTTGAAACACTAGGTGTGAACCGCGTGCAGCTCAAGACGGATTCGCGCAACGAGCGTTCGCAAAAGGCGATCGAACGAATCGGCGGCGTGCGCGAGGGCGTGCTGCGCCGGCATCGCATTTTGCCGGATGGGTACGTGCGGGATTCTGTCTATTTTAGCGTGATCGCGGAGGAGTGGCCGGTGGTGAAGGCGCGGCTGGAGGGGATGATGGGGCCGTTAGGTGCGCCTCCGCAATGAATTACGGGGGGACTCGGACCCCGCATTGAAATACGGGGCTGGGGGCGCTGCGCGCCGACCGTCCGTGCCGGACGGAGGAGTGGGTTTGTATACGTTTCTTATTCCTCCGTCCGGCACGGACGGTCGGTGGCGAAGCCACCCCTAGCCACCTATTTCAATGGGTGGTCCGTTAGGGGTGGAATCAACACCCCCGGCACAAAATCGCGTACAGCGCCGCCGGTCCGTGTACCCCGATACTCAGGTCATTCTCGATATCCGACGACCGGCTCGGCCCCGTGATAAAGTGCACCGAGGACGGCACGTCGCCGTGCGCGAGGGCGGTGACTTTGGCGAGGGCTTGCCCCATGCGGTCGACGAGCTGGGATTCGCGGACGATGGCGATGTGCGCGGTGGGCAGAAGGCTGACGCTGCGGGCGTGCTGGGGGGTGGTCCAGAGCATGAGCGTGCCGGTGTTGGCGATGGCGGCGTCGGCGAGGGTGAGGCCGATGTCGGCGCGCTCGGCGGCGTCGCGCAGGGATGCTTCTTCGGCTTTTGGGTTTTCGGCGACCCAGGAGCGGGCGTGGCGGTCGTCCCAGAGCCATTCGATATTGAAGTCAGCGAAGTCTTTGCGCTCCCAGGTGATGATGGTATTTGGAGCGAGCGTGTCGAGCAGGTCTTTGAGCGCCTGGGATGCGCCGGCGGGCGTTTCGACGATGGTGGCGTGGCCGCCAAGGGCGTCGAGCTCGGCGGCGAAACGCGTCACGCGATCGACGGCGCCGGCGTCGTGGCCGTAGGGGGCGTTGGCGTAGGTCTCAGAGACGCCGCGTACGGCGCGGGCAGGCGCAGTGGTGGCCATTGGCCGGCCGAGGCGGTCGGCGATGCGCTGGAAAAGCTGGTCTCGCTCCATTTATTCGGTTTCTTTCTTCGGCTTCGGACCGCGCGGCGCCTGGGGCGGCTCGGCGGCGAGGTCGGCCCAGCGGTCCCGGAAGGCTTTCTTATTGGGTTCGGGGAGCGTGCGATATTTGGTCCAGCCGTGCATCGGCGTGTTCTTCGCCAGGGCGGACTCTTCTTTTTCGTCGCCCATCACCGTCAACTGCACCCAGCGCGCGGACTTACCCGCGAGCTTGTATGCGCCGACGCTCTT from Capsulimonas corticalis harbors:
- a CDS encoding HDOD domain-containing protein, translated to MATTIETKLKQEALLAVIANELQDLPPLPAVIVRVMQTINDPRTSAQDLNRLISADQAITSKILRLVNSSYYGFPRKVSTVTDAVVILGFNTVRDLTTSIGAFNAFRARRGSTALDREMFWAHSIAVGVAAGVIGRQKKLSSKAQEELFVGGLMHDIGKLFLDQFFPDQYAIVLKLALAANISIWESEKKALGVGHALVSKRIAEKWNLPPTLTAMIALHHQPTSAGEHVQIAAVIHAADIVARRLALGNGGDRMIPTMAPEVEKWLGFGPQAWEAIDGETKRKFQDCQEFLKMAAG
- a CDS encoding LutC/YkgG family protein — translated: MERDQLFQRIADRLGRPMATTAPARAVRGVSETYANAPYGHDAGAVDRVTRFAAELDALGGHATIVETPAGASQALKDLLDTLAPNTIITWERKDFADFNIEWLWDDRHARSWVAENPKAEEASLRDAAERADIGLTLADAAIANTGTLMLWTTPQHARSVSLLPTAHIAIVRESQLVDRMGQALAKVTALAHGDVPSSVHFITGPSRSSDIENDLSIGVHGPAALYAILCRGC
- the tnpA gene encoding IS200/IS605 family transposase; the encoded protein is MDKRNNIEVFVHYVWTTDQRHPFLMPDIENRVHRCIANECVRLNCKVLSIGGMPDHVHLAVSLPTTVTIAKVMHQVKGISSQFIKNELRPDEYFAWREGYAAFSFGRTHLKAVVNYIENQKEHHGFGKIWPAVELGEYEPDDNAS
- the aroF gene encoding 3-deoxy-7-phosphoheptulonate synthase; its protein translation is MIIILSSQATKENLSHVTQMLEDRGYAVHLSEGVERTIVGAVGVPADATQKAAVMEQFEALAYVEKVVPVSKPYKVVNKAFHPEPTVIDVRGIKIGDPSSVVMMAGPCTVETEEQLMEAARAVKAAGATILRGGAFKPSTSPYSFHGHGEAALKMLAAAREELNMPIITEVMDVRDVEMVCQYADILQIGTRNMANFSLLNEIGKTQTPALLKRGMAATIEEWLQAAEYIANQGNKNIMLCERGIRTFETYTRNTFDINAIPALKELSHLPVIADPSHATGKASLVSAVSRAAVAAGADGLIIEVHPNPEKALKDGAQSLLPEAFVKLMQDLAPICTAVGRTL
- a CDS encoding prephenate dehydrogenase, with protein sequence MSGEGSFPTRFGTVAIVGVGLMGGSLGLALRQRRLAHRVIGVGRDAGRLATAVSLGAIDTFQTDIAAGVADADVVVLCSTIGHILEILPGVLKAVKPGAIVTDVGSTKTTIVEAAGDFPRFVGSHPMAGSERGGVEAATALLYQEATWAITPTDTTDPVALRGVTALAQEVGATTLLLDPKAHDAMVAVTSHLPHVLATSLMRSAATAARRLPQTPRLSAGSFADMTRVSASPAPIWRDICLTNKNAVLAAIAEFRGELNALEQAIADGDAEKIEDLFAGGAETKEAWGAGR
- a CDS encoding DUF1559 domain-containing protein: MKVNKTHVRHTVSGFTLIELLVVIAIIAILAAILFPVFAKAREKARQISCSSNLRQIGLGFTQYVQDNDELYPAVNGASNNINAGALQYWPYAIYPYIKSTGVYRCPDDTQPNANSYVANNYSSLQSLAAIPAPSVTILAADGSSSGTDANKAPTNTATGNGLNADYSLWCEGWRLVNSDHGISRHMGRANFLYFDGHVKISPVLPIPTSGAAPTPAQMDQALPITPNIVPEGQSMSGCTAWVP
- a CDS encoding GNAT family N-acetyltransferase — translated: MTSIQPITLTAPRVQLLPLDPSHAAGLLEAAQGQGIWDYMPSAVNNEDAMVQWIETALAAQARGEELPFTIWDQQLAKIVGGTRYLDISISHKSLEIGWTWLSPEVHRTSVNTECKYLLFKHAFETLGVNRVQLKTDSRNERSQKAIERIGGVREGVLRRHRILPDGYVRDSVYFSVIAEEWPVVKARLEGMMGPLGAPPQ